One Nostoc sp. CENA543 genomic window, GGAATTTGTTGCTGTTTTTCATTTGTCTTTTCTTGCACAACTTGAGTAGAATATATTTCTACATCTCGTTGGATGATATCTTCTACTTGACTAGCAAAAGTGTTAAATGCCTGCTCATGGTTAGGATATTGATGATAAATTCCTGCCAGTTGAGAAAATTGCCAGCCTTGGGTTTTTAAAGATTCGACTGTGCGGCGATAATGCCGCCAACGTTCTCCGTAATGAAAGAATTCTTCCACAGCCGCACTAATTGCTACTACTTGACTTAAACCAAAAGTTGACCAAACAATAATTTCTTTGAGAGGAAAATTTTTATTATTGCCTAGAGAGGGATTATTAATACTATTGATACTCACCAAAGCGGGAAGAATTATACCGCCAATAATGGTGGTGATTCTTAATTTATAGTAGCGATCGCGTGATTGATTGGCTTTACCTTCCATCCAGAGGATTTGATCTAACCAGCGCGATCGCAAAAAATGTCTTTGCTCATCGCGCAGTTTAATAATTTCAAATAACTGATTAAAATCTTGCTTTAAAAATTCCTGGTAAGTATCCTTTTGCTTCGCCATTTTTCATTTTGAGGTAGACAGCACACTCTTCATTATTGCGGCTAAACTCTCAAATCCTGCTGTGGAATCAAATAAATTAACGTAGTGTATCATACCAGATTTAGCCAGTTCTGTAGCTCTAGGATCTGTCTTTTCTCCATGTAAGGCACTGGTGATCATATCTGCGGTTCTACCACTACCACCTACCACAATCACTAATCTTTTTGCCTTCACATTCTGGTAAGCATCCTCAAAAGTAATCTCACCACCATTAATTAATATAGTGAGAGAAGGCGCGCCATTAGCCAAAACAGTGGCTAATTGAGCTAACCAAGGAGATTCATCACCCCAATTGTTACCAGGAACTAACACAAAATAATTGTGGTTTGGTTCTAAAGGTGTAGCATCAGCAGATGGTTCTAAACAATCAGGTAAAGCAACTTTACTTGCAGGTGCAACACCCACTAAAGCAAATTTTCCTCCGATTTGGGTACGCGCTTCACCCATGAGGCGCATTACTCCCGCATCAGTACCCCCATCCAAAACATAAGCACCCAAATTTTCGGCAATAGGAGCTAAGATTTCCCGAAACAACCGTTGGATTTGCAGAAAATCTGCTGCACTCATCCTGCTTGCACCCCCTATAACTACTAGCGAAGGACGAGCCATCGGCAAACCCATTGCGGCTACAGCTTGGGGTAAATCTGTGATTTGCTGTACATAAATAGCAGTTGCTATTTGTCCATTTTCAAAGCTTAGTTGTAAAGGTTTTTCCATAGCCCTTGTTTGTCAAGAAACATCAGGAATCGATTCCTGAGTGACAGCTTGAACCCCAGTTACTATTCCCTAATGAATGGTAGTGTATGTATTGAAACTGTGTCATCAATTGGTTCATGACTGCTGCTGTTCTGTTAGAAAACGTCTACAAATTTTACAATCAAGTTCCTGTCGTTAATGATTTATCCTTCACCATCAAACCTGGGGAAATCTTTGCACTCCTCGGCCCCAACGGTGCCGGAAAATCAACCACAATTAGGATGTTGACGACATTAACAAAACCGTCCCAAGGCCGGGTAGAGGTGGCTGGGTATGATGTGGTACGCCAACCCATGCAAGCTAAACAAAATATTGGTGTAGTGTTACAGTCAATCAGTGTGGATGGACAGTTAACTGTCTGGGAAAATCTGGAATTGTACGCTAGATTACGCCATATTGCTAATCCCCAAAGACAGCGATTAATTAATCAATGGTTGGAGTATGTAGAACTAGCAAATAGACGGGATAGCTTGGTAAAAACCCTGTCTGGAGGAATGAAACGGCGGTTACAGATAGCGAGAGCTTTGTTACATCAACCACAAATTTTATTTTTAGATGAACCCACAGTGGGACTCGACCCCCAGACTAGGCGGCGACTGTGGGAGATGATTCGAGACTTGAATAAGCAAGGGATGACGATATTACTGACAACTCATTATATGGATGAGGTCGAGTTTCTCTGTGATGCTTTTGGTTCTACTAAACCTGGACGCATCGGCATTATGGATGGCGGTAAACTGATTTCTTTAGGCACTTTACAACAGTTGCGTTCGGTTCACGGTGAAGGTTTGGTGATGAAGCAATTGGATGTTAGCGCATCTGGAGCAGATAGTGCGCGGCGTTGGGAATATTTATTTTTCCCTTCTCTTGCAGAAGCCAATAGTTATTTAAATCAACAGACAGATAAAACGGGAATGATGGTACGTCCTTCTAATTTAGAAGATATTTTTGTTGAACTCACAGGACGAGAATTAGAGTGATTTTAACCGCCTAATTCTTGCAACATCGCTTCCACTCTGGCTACTCCATCAGCATCATTACGTCGCCGATACAAGTCACGCGCTTTTTGCAATACACTGCTGGCTTGTTTGGTTTGTCGGCGTTGTTTGTACATGAGAGCCATAAATTCATAGGTTTGAGCATAGTTTTTATCTATATTAATTGCTTGCTCAAAGGCCCAATTAGCGGCTGTAAAGTCTCCCATGCGGGATTGGGTCACACCTAATCCTATATAAGCGTTGATATGATTGCGGTTGAGTTGGATGGCGCGGCGGTAGGCTTCCTTTGCGCCAGGAGTATCACCCATATTGCCTTTGATGTAACCGACAGCGTAGTAAAAATCGCTATTATTGGAGTCGATCGCGATCGCACGACGGTATGCTGCTAATGCTGCTTGAAAATTGCCTTGTTGAGCGTAGAGATAACCTATCCCAGAGTGGATTTTAGCATTGCGATTATCTATGGCTGCGGCTCGTTGATAAACTGCGATCGCGCCGTTGTAATCCCCAGCATCCACCAGCCGCTTGCCTTCCTCTAAAAGAGGCTTTAATTCTGCTCTATTGGCTTGCACAACTAACGTTTGCGCCTGTGCTACAGATGGCATACTCCAAGCACTACATCCTAACAATAAAATTCCCACTATAAGTGATATGCGTTTGTACACAGTAAAATCCCCTAAATTATGATGAACTTTTTTCTTGTTCATTAAAACAAAAATTTTACTTTTTGAAAACTGTATTTGTCTACCTTCATAAAATATTAATAATCAGTATATTACTTAGCAATTACGTCTGTCAAAATCTAGAAATTATACGTAGTTTAATCATAAATAATTGACAGTGAAATATACTGTATAAATCAATTCAAAGGTCAAATTAAATCTGCTTTAATCAGTTATATTTTATGGGGGATAAATAAAAGCGAAATCAGCTATCAACTTTGTCACACCATTGTTCTAGCGAAATCAACTGCTATACTAGCATCGGGGGATTACTCCAGGATATATCCAATTTTTCTGGCATCGTTCTCAAATTTCTCACAATTTTGTAGTTATTTTTTAGCTAAAATTTACCCCTACAGTAGACAGTAACGAAAATAACAGCTTGTGTTATAAAAAACACTGATAGTGATAATACATAGATGCAAACCAATATCCCATATATGAGGATTTAATGATGATTTTAACTACCACTGATGTGATTCAAGGCGGAGTAATTGACGCGTACTTAGGTATTGTGACGGCAGAAGTAGTTTATGGCAGTAATTTTCTACGGGATTTTTTAGCTAGTATTCGTGATGTTATTGGTGGACGCACTGGTAGTTACGAACGCCTATTTGAGCAAGGACAAAAAAAAGCTATAGAAGAATTAGGACAACGAGCCTCACGTTTAGGTGCTAACGCTGTTATCGGCATTGAAATTGACACAGGTACGATTAATGTTGATCAATCAGGAGTGTTATTACTGATTACTGCCACAGGCACGGCGGTAAAATTACGCTAATTGAAGAATTTCTGTCTGAATTACTTTTAGTAGAGTTGCTCGTATTTGTCCACTACACAAATTATCATAGTCAAAATCCCCGACTTTTTAAAAAGTTGGGGATTTGAACAACCAGCAACCTGTCAAAAGCGATTGTGTGGAGTAGTAATTCCTAACTAATAAAGATATTTGAATTTGCTGATATTAGGTAAAGCAGTTGCATTTATATTTTTTACCCAATTATGAATAAGATACTTGCCAAATAAGCTGCATCAGATTTAAGTAGAACAGAGTAAATAATTAAAGGTGTGTAGTAAGAACTTTAGTTCTTAAAAAAGGACTAAAGTCCTTACTACAAAATAAATACTAGTATTTTACATTGCTTAATATAGTTTGGTTTCTTCTAGTTGTTATGCTTACAAGCAAAAAACAAAAATGATCATGAAAATAGTAGACAAGCACTGACTCAATTAAAATTGAGCAAAAATAAAACTTAATTTATGAAAATAAACATAATAGTTTGTTACTACTGGCGATAGAGCTAATAACTCTTTCTGCTGATAGATATTAAAAATAAAGATTCACCATTTAATTTTAAACGTAAGCAATAAAAATAACTAACTTGAAAATACTTTGCTCAATAAAACAGCAAGGGAGAATGTAGATTATGTCATACATAAATCGCGTAGGTGATGATGTCGTTCAGCCTGAGCCTGGAGTCATAGCCAGTAGAGTCGGTGAATATCATGATCGTGTGCGCTGGGGGCCGATTATTTCAGGTGTGTTGGTGGCTTTAGCTACACAGTTAATTTTGAGTTCTTTATTTGCAGCTATTGGAGCCGGTACAATTGCAGGTTCGGGTGCGCCAAGAAGCATCACCCCTGGAGTTGCTAGCAATATAGGGATTTGGTCAACTATAGCTTTATTAATTTCTCTATTTGTGGGGGGTTGGGTGACAAGTCGCGCTTGTGGCCCCATGAACCGTAATACAGCCCTCCTCAACGGCGCGATTTTGTGGGCAACTACTTTGGCTTTGAGTTCTTGGCTACTAGCAAGTGGCGTATCCGGTGCTTTTGGTGTTGCGGCAAGCAATGCTGGAGCCGTTATCAATCAAGTACAACAGCCTGGAGGTGCATCTTTACCCCAAAACGTTCCTCAGTTAACCCCTGAACAAGCTCGCGATATTGCTTCTGCTACTTCTAAAGCTTTGTGGTGGTTTGTTCTTGGTTCTTTGTTAGGTTTAGCCGCAGCTTTGATGGGTGCAGCTTTGGGAGTTCGTAGTCCCCGAACCAATGGTTATCATCACACTTAATAATTCAATAAAAACAACCTATAGCTAAACTCGTTACTTAGTGATAGCTAGTAACGAGTTTTTGTTATGCTTCGTTAAAATCATGGCTCGAAATATTACCACTTCAAATAGGCAGACTCTAAGCCTTGTTCCCTTCTTACCTTCCCATCTTTTTCAAACCAAGCAATTACTTGTTGTGTAGTTAAATCTTCAATCGCCACACCATATTCTTGGGCAATGTGTTTTAAGAGTTTCAAGGAAGAAATTGTCAGGCGAGTTAAAAATTTTTCTGGCGATGATAACAGGGCTGCGTCTACTTTCTCTGACTCTTCTAAAGTGAGAAATTGAGTTGATGGTTGTTGTGATGGTAAATCCATAATCAATTCAAAATTCAAAATTCAAAATTAAGAAATCGAACCGCAGTAAGCGTAAGAGCTTCAAAGTTAACTTTCGGTGATATTATGAAATCATTGGTAAACTGCTTTACCAACTGGCTAGGATGAATGACATAAACTAGCTGTGAAAACTAATTTACATATTTTATTTTTTAGCTTCTCCACCTAAAAGTTACATTATTGTCATTGTCAATACAAGCTAAAAGCCATCTCCCTTGCTCCCTTGCTCCCTGCTCCCCTGCTTATTTACGGGCTTGTACTAGATAGCCGCAACGATGTTCGCCGTTAATTAGCCAGTGGGTACGCTCAACTGTACAGTCTGGGAGAACAGCCGCAAACATTTCTAGTTCATGGCCGCACACACTGGGGAATGATTCCGCCACATTAGAAATTGCACAGTTGTGTTCCATGAAAATAAATCGTTGCTCTTCTCTAGGATGAGGAGAATTTACAGGGTGATATTCCGCCATGAAACCTTCAGCTTTTCGCAGTTCGACTAAATTCGCTACCCGTTCTTCGAGTGAACCGTTACCGACGCGATCGCGATATTCTTGGGCTTTGCGTTCCCATTGTTTTTGTAAGATGGTCTTAAATTGGTCTTGTCCCACCGTTTCCGCTAACGTATCAAGGAGAGAAACGGCAAAATCCCCGTGGCGATCGCTAGCTGATTTATGCAGGCGTTCCCTTCCCTGGCGACTCAACTCATAAACGTGTTGCGGTCGCCCCATCCCAGCTTGTACCGTATTTGAATAGACAATCAACTCCTCCATCTCCAAATCTTTGAGATGACGACGAATTGCTTGGGGGCTGACATCCAAGATTTCCGCCAAGTCAAGGGCTGTGGCTTGGGAATGCTTGAGGAGATACTCTAGGATCTCTTGCTTAGTTGAGGACTGTTGAGTAGTCGCCATCGTAGTCCAAAAAATTTTTTGAGAAAATTTGACTTTGACAACATTGTTGTTGTTAATCTAGCGTAAAATGAAATTACATTAAACAACATGATTGTTGTTTTAGTCTATATCTATATTGTAACAGCCGTTTAACTACTCAGTTAGACAAGATGGGAAGCAACCCAGCTTCACCCGTCTCCATCCTTAAAGAGAACCACTAATTCCTGAACACAAGAGACCACTAGCGATGAGTGCTACTGTCAAAACCTTAGTCAACCAGCCCTACAAGTACGGTTTCGTCACTGACATTGAAACCGACACGATTCCGCGTGGACTAAACGAGGACATCATCCGCTTAATCTCCGCCAAAAAAGAAGAGCCGGAGTTTATGCTGGAATTTCGCCTCAAAGCTTACCGCCAGTGGCTAAAAATGACCGAGCCAATATGGCCAAGCGTCACCTATCCACCTATCGATTATCAGGATATCATCTATTATTCCGCGCCTAAGCAAAAGAAAGAAAAACTCAACAGCTTAGAGGAAGTAGATCCTACCCTCCTAGAAACTTTCGAGAAATTGGGTATTCCCCTATCTGAGCAGAAGCGATTAGCAAACGTCGCTGTAGACGCGATTTTTGACAGCGTTTCCGTGGCTACTACCTTCAAAGAAAAACTCGCCAAAGATGGCGTAATTTTCTGCTCAATTTCTGAAGCCCTGCGGGAACACCCAGAACTAGTGAAAAAATATTTGGGTAGCGTTGTTCCCATTGCTGACAACTATTTCGCCGCCCTCAACTCGGCGGTATTTAGTGACGGTTCTTTTGTCTATATTCCTAAAGGCGTAAAATGCCCGATGGAACTGTCTACCTACTTCCGCATCAACTCCGGTGATACAGGGCAATTTGAACGGACTTTGATTGTGGCTGAAGAAGGTAGCTATGTTTCCTATTTAGAAGGTTGCACCGCGCCGATGTACGACAGCAACCAATTACACGCGGCTGTAGTGGAACTTGTCGCCCTCGATAACGCGGAAATTAAATACTCCACCGTACAAAACTGGTACGCCGGTGATGCTAACGGTAAAGGTGGTATTTACAACTTCGTTACCAAGCGCGGTTTGTGTCAAGGTGTGAATTCCAAAATTTCCTGGACACAGGTAGAAACAGGTTCAGCGATTACTTGGAAGTATCCTAGCTGTGTGTTAGTGGGTGATAATTCTGTCGGTGAATTTTACTCGGTGGCGTTAACTAATAATATGCAGCAAGCCGATACCGGGACAAAGATGATTCACATCGGGAAGAATACCCGCAGCACCATTATCTCTAAGGGTATTTCCGCAGGTAAGTCTAGTAATAGTTACCGGGGTTTGGTGAAAATTAATCCCAAGGCGGAAGGGGCGCGGAATTATTCTCAGTGCGACTCGAT contains:
- a CDS encoding DUF4231 domain-containing protein, with translation MAKQKDTYQEFLKQDFNQLFEIIKLRDEQRHFLRSRWLDQILWMEGKANQSRDRYYKLRITTIIGGIILPALVSINSINNPSLGNNKNFPLKEIIVWSTFGLSQVVAISAAVEEFFHYGERWRHYRRTVESLKTQGWQFSQLAGIYHQYPNHEQAFNTFASQVEDIIQRDVEIYSTQVVQEKTNEKQQQIPDNIHTPQAKKINSATQEDETVNTENDSNANIQ
- a CDS encoding ABC transporter ATP-binding protein, translated to MTAAVLLENVYKFYNQVPVVNDLSFTIKPGEIFALLGPNGAGKSTTIRMLTTLTKPSQGRVEVAGYDVVRQPMQAKQNIGVVLQSISVDGQLTVWENLELYARLRHIANPQRQRLINQWLEYVELANRRDSLVKTLSGGMKRRLQIARALLHQPQILFLDEPTVGLDPQTRRRLWEMIRDLNKQGMTILLTTHYMDEVEFLCDAFGSTKPGRIGIMDGGKLISLGTLQQLRSVHGEGLVMKQLDVSASGADSARRWEYLFFPSLAEANSYLNQQTDKTGMMVRPSNLEDIFVELTGRELE
- a CDS encoding tetratricopeptide repeat protein, giving the protein MYKRISLIVGILLLGCSAWSMPSVAQAQTLVVQANRAELKPLLEEGKRLVDAGDYNGAIAVYQRAAAIDNRNAKIHSGIGYLYAQQGNFQAALAAYRRAIAIDSNNSDFYYAVGYIKGNMGDTPGAKEAYRRAIQLNRNHINAYIGLGVTQSRMGDFTAANWAFEQAINIDKNYAQTYEFMALMYKQRRQTKQASSVLQKARDLYRRRNDADGVARVEAMLQELGG
- a CDS encoding YbjQ family protein, translated to MILTTTDVIQGGVIDAYLGIVTAEVVYGSNFLRDFLASIRDVIGGRTGSYERLFEQGQKKAIEELGQRASRLGANAVIGIEIDTGTINVDQSGVLLLITATGTAVKLR
- the sufR gene encoding iron-sulfur cluster biosynthesis transcriptional regulator SufR encodes the protein MATTQQSSTKQEILEYLLKHSQATALDLAEILDVSPQAIRRHLKDLEMEELIVYSNTVQAGMGRPQHVYELSRQGRERLHKSASDRHGDFAVSLLDTLAETVGQDQFKTILQKQWERKAQEYRDRVGNGSLEERVANLVELRKAEGFMAEYHPVNSPHPREEQRFIFMEHNCAISNVAESFPSVCGHELEMFAAVLPDCTVERTHWLINGEHRCGYLVQARK
- the sufB gene encoding Fe-S cluster assembly protein SufB, translated to MSATVKTLVNQPYKYGFVTDIETDTIPRGLNEDIIRLISAKKEEPEFMLEFRLKAYRQWLKMTEPIWPSVTYPPIDYQDIIYYSAPKQKKEKLNSLEEVDPTLLETFEKLGIPLSEQKRLANVAVDAIFDSVSVATTFKEKLAKDGVIFCSISEALREHPELVKKYLGSVVPIADNYFAALNSAVFSDGSFVYIPKGVKCPMELSTYFRINSGDTGQFERTLIVAEEGSYVSYLEGCTAPMYDSNQLHAAVVELVALDNAEIKYSTVQNWYAGDANGKGGIYNFVTKRGLCQGVNSKISWTQVETGSAITWKYPSCVLVGDNSVGEFYSVALTNNMQQADTGTKMIHIGKNTRSTIISKGISAGKSSNSYRGLVKINPKAEGARNYSQCDSMLIGDNAHANTFPYIQVLNNTGKVEHEASTSKIGEDQLFYFAQRGISAEDAISMMISGFCKDVFNQLPMEFAVEADKLLSLKLEGSVG